The Rouxiella sp. WC2420 region CGTACCGGCCACATTCTCGAATGCGGCATCTAGCCCACTTATTACCGGCTCAAGGTTTTTAAGAAACCGTTTGCCCGCCTCGGTGAGAGAGACACTGCGAGTGGTGCGATGCAGCAGACGTGCGCCCAGCGTGGTCTCAAGGGTTCTTATTACGTGACTTAGCGAGGAACGCGTTACGCCCAGCAAGTCGGCCGCGCGGCGAAAACTGAGATGTTCCGCCACACAAATAAAGGCCCGCAGCTCATTCAAAGTCGGTTTATTGATTGGTGACATTATTTCACCTATTAATCCAATTTATAGGTCATTAACGTAACAGTAAACAGCGGGTAGGCTCTATTACTTAACGATGATTTATTTACGTCATAACCTCCAATAGGTGAAAAAGATGAGCAAAACCTGGTTTATAAGCGGAACCTCTACCGGCCTTGGCCGCCTGCTTACCGAGAGTTTACTTAAGCGCGGCGACCGCGTGGTAGCGACATTGCGCAAGCCGAACATGCTGAATAATTTGCGCGAAAAGTTTGGCGATCGACTGCACATCCTCAAACTTGATGTGACCGATACCACAGCAATCCGGGAAAGTGTCGCAGAGGCGTTTAACCATTTTGGCCGTATTGATCTGGTGGTTAGCAATGCAGGTTACGGGCTTTTTGGCGCGGCGGAAGAGGTGAGTGATGATCAACTTGAACGGCAGATTGCCACCAATCTCACCGGGTCAATTCAGCTTATCCGCGCAGTGCTCCCTTACCTGCGTCAGCAGGGAGGAGGCCGTGTGGTGCAAGTTTCTTCCGAGGGCGGGCAAATCGCTTACCCCAATTTCAGCCTTTACCATGCGACAAAATGGGGAATTGAAGGCTTCGTCGAGTCGGTGGCTCAGGAGGTTGCGCCGTGGGGGATCGATTTTATGCTGGTTGAGCCTGGCCCGACCGGAACAAACTTTGCCGAAGGATTAGATCGCGCTCAAACCCTGCGTTGCTACGACGAAACTCCGGCTGGAGAGGTTAGAAGAGCGGTGGATAATGGCGACTTTATTATTAGCGGTGACGCGGTAAAGGCGGTGGCCGCGATGATAGCGGCGGCTGATGCGCCCGTTATGCCTTTCCGACTGGCATTGGGCAGTACAAGCTATAGCTCGATTCGTGAAGCGTTAAGTCGGCGATTACAACAACTGGAAGCACAAAAGGCGGTGACGTTGTCTACTGATAAATAGTTTATTGAGTCAAAGCATCAACCTAAAGTAATTTTTACTATTATGTATCCTTTAAGTTGCCGGCAAAAAGAATACATTAATATATTTAACTTGAGATATTTATTATATATTTCCACATCAAAAGCTGCTATTGAACGAGTGTTATTATTTATCGCGCTCAACCTGATATTACTAGGGGGGTTGATTTTTGCTGTTTTTACGGCTAATAGGTGATGAACTATGCACATGAAATATAATGCATTACATGATAACTGTTTTGATGTGCTCAGGCATTTAGCTGCTTTGATGGTTATTTTTGACCACCACCATTCTTTGAGTGGAGGAGCTGAGCCGGAGTTTTTCGGTTAACTTAATTAGGCTCTATTGCGGTATATATGTTCTTTTCAATCTCTGGGTATCTCATTACTCAAAATTTTGAACGGAGAAAGTCTAATATTGAATATGCCAAGAAAAGGTTTTTTAGGATTTATCCCGGCTTGGCGATTTGCCTGATTTTCACTGTTTATATATGTTGTGGCATGTTTGGCCGACTAGGGTTTAGCGATTGGGTAACCTCTGGCTTAGCAGTCGATCTATGAAATCAATGATGTTCATCTTCTCCTGGATAATATTATATCTGTCTACCTTTTCTCATTTGTTTAGCGATGCCGTTATATCGATGGCGGTTTGTTTGCTAGCCATTGTCAGCATCGCGACTGTTGGCATTGGCCATTTTCAGACTTGGGGGCTTGAACGGGCTATTCGTTCATCTGAGGGCGTGTTTTGCAAATATTCTTCCACCGCTTTAGCACTCAACAGACTGTCATAATGCCCGGCTACCAGCAGCACCATATAACCACGCGCCAGCAGGTTAGGGCGATATCCCAGTTAGGCGGCGGCCAGCACCTTCTTTTGTGCCTTTCCCAAGACCGAAGCACCAGGCGTGAAGGCGCGTGATACTGTCCATTTCGACACGCCAGCCAGTTTAGCTACATCACTTAACGTTTGGCTTTGTCGTGACGCGGTCTGACACTGACGTCAGTAATCTGGGTATCTTCAGTGGCGTTCACCACCAGTCGCACCGCGCTGGCAACTGATTCTGGCGTGCTGTACTCCAGCGGATTAATGGCCTCAAAGTTCCCGGCGCGTTCGCGGCTTTTTCTGTTCATCGGCGTATCGGTAGGGCCGGGCGAGACGGTAGAAACGCGAACGCCGTTGTCACTTTCTTCACCACGCAGAGCATGGGCAAGGGCATTGAGGGCAAATTTGCTGGCGGAGTAAACGGCATGTCCCGGCAATGCCAGCGTGCCAGATCCCGAGTTGATAAACACAATCTGACCGCGTTGTTCGCGCAGAGTAGGCAGTGCAAGGCGGGTCAGTTCTGCGGGGGCAAAAACGTTAACCGAAAACTGCTTTTGCCAGATATCCGGCGCGGCTTTCTCAACGGTGGTTTGCTCGGAGACTGCAGCCGCGTGAACCAGCACATCAATTTTTGCCAGAGAGGCAACCAGCTTTTGCTGGGCAGAGAAATCGAGCAGGTCAATTTCTACTGCCTCAACATTTTGCAGCAGCCGTAACGCCACCAGGCTGTCTTTATTGCGGCCCAATGCATAGACGTGGTGATCTTTTGCCAAGTCATGGACGATTGCCAAACCAATACCGCTAGTGCCTCCGGTGACCACTGCCACCGGTAAAGCCGATGTATGACTCATGGGTTATCTCCATATATTAATATCTTGCCAAATTATCAGCGGGCAGAACGAATGACGACGACAATTTAATTCTAAGCTTAGATAACTCATGCAAAACACCTCTTCTCATCTCTCTACGTTATGCATTTTACTGAGATCCTAAACATTTTTTCTTGGTAGTGCCCTTAATGGGCTTATGCAATGCTCAGCGCTGGCGTATTTTGCCGACCGATCCGACCGATCCGACCGATCCGACCGACCAAGGGTCCTCACGCAAGGCGGGGACCCATGGTCAGGCCGTAATCACGCTGGCGAGCAACGACTGAGTGTAAGGATGCTTCGGCGAGCCGATAATCTCTTCGGTGGTGCCCGTTTCTACTATTTTCCCGTCTTTCATCACCGCAATTCGGTGGCTCATGTGTTCCACCACGCCTAAATCATGTGAGATAAACAGCATCGCCAATCCGAGCTTGCGTTGTAGGGCGGTGAGCAAGTCGAGGACTTGCGCTTGAGTAGTGACATCCAGCGCGGAAACCGGCTCATCGCAAACCAGAATTTCAGGTTCCGACGCCAACGCCTGGGCAATCGAAACACGCTGCCGTTGACCACCCGACAAAGCCTGCGGGCGGCGTTTTAATAGTTCAGGATTTAATCCAACCCCTTTTACCAGCTCCAGCGTTCGAGCTCGCAATGCCGAGGAAGACAGTTTGCCGCGCAGCTTCAACGGCTGCTGGATAATCTGCTCTACGGTGTACTGGGGATCAAACGAGCCTAGCGGATCTTGGGTAATGGTCTGAATACGCCCGCGTGAAGGTCGTCGTTCAGATTCGCGCAACCGACTCCAGGGTTTGCCGGCCAGCCAGACTTCACCGCGCTGAGCAGTCTGTAAGGCCAGCACCACTTTGCCGAGGGTGGTTTTGCCCGAGCCGGACTCACCCACCAGGCCTAGCGTTTCGCCCCATGCCAACTGAAGAGAAACCTCGCTGACCGCGTTGTGCCTGACGCCGTCAGGGCGGCTAAAATCTACCGATACTTCACGCACGTCCAGCGCGGCAACGTTTTTATCGCGGCGTTGCTGATGCGCATCTTTTTGGGCAGAAAGCGCCGCATCGGGCAACGGAGGTTCGCCGCCGAGCCAGCGACCGCGAGTTTTGGCACCAGGAATCGCTGCCAGCAAACGTTGGGTATAAGGATGAGACGGGGCCGCCAGCACTTGCGCCGCCGGACCGCTTTCTACCCCTTCGCCGTGCTGCATGACCACCACGCGGTCGGCAACTTGAGCAACCACCGACAGATCATGCGTGATGAGCAACACGCCATGACCGGCCTCGGCCAGCTTCTTGAATACTTCTAAAACACGCTGTTGCACGGTGACGTCGAGGGCGGTGGTCGGTTCATCGGCAATTAACAGCTGCGGCCCTCCCGCCAGCGCAGAGGCAATTAGCGCGCGCTGGCGCAATCCGCCGGACAGTTCATGCGGATATTGATTAATCCGGTGATGCGGATCGGGAATACCCACCTGTAGCAGCAGCGACGCTACCTGAGCGGAAACTTTGCTACGGGGAAGAAGGCGGTGAATCAATATCGGCTCTGCGACTTCGCGGCCAATGGTGCGCAACGGGTCGAGAGAAACCAGCGCATCCTGCAACACAAAACCTATCTCGCGGCCGCGAATCTTCTGCCATTCGGCTGCGCTTTGTTGCAGCAGATTGATCGATTTGCCGTCGTGCCCACACAATGACAGCGTCTTGGCCTGCACGCGGGCGTTGGACCCAGCCAGGCCGACCAGCGTGCGGGCGGTGACTGATTTACCCGAACCCGATTCGCCCACCAGCGCAACAATTTCACCGGGATTGACCTGAAAAGAGATATTTTTAACCGCCTCCACGCTGCCATCGACCTGCATGAAATCGACCTTGAGATTTTTGACTGTCAGCAGCGGAGTCGGGACAGTATTTTCATTAACAGTCATGGTGTTTTCATTAAGAGTCATCGCTTTAGGCCCCTTTTGCCAGAATGGTTTGCAAACGACGGCCCAGCAGGGTAATCGCAATGACTGACACCGCCACCACCGTAGCCGGGAGCAGGCTTATCCAGGGCGCAACATCAAGATAGTCGCGACCATCTGCCAGTAGCGCGCCCCATTCGGCGGTCGGTGGCACCACGCCAAGGCCGAGGAAGCTTAGCGAAGAGGCGGTCAGCACTGACTGACCCACACCGATAGTGGCGAGGATCAGCAACGGGCGCAGCGTATTCGGCAGAATATGGCGAAAGATTATGCTAAGCGGCGCTTCACCCAGCGCTACGGCGTGTTCGACATAGCCAGAAAATTTGACCTGCAACACCTGCGAGCGCAGCAAGCGTGCATAGCTGGCAATACCGGATAAACCTACCGCAATCAAAGTATTGGTCGGCCCGCGACCCAGTACCGCGATCACCAGCAGCGCCAGCAGTAGCTCGGGAAACGCCAACAGAATATCCAGCAGGCGCACCAGCACGCGGCGAATTGCCAGCGGAGCCAGCGCCGAGAGCAGGCCCAGTGCCGTTCCGCCCACGCAGGCAATCAGGGTTGCCCCAACACCAATACTTAGCGACAGCGCCGAACCGTAAATGACGCGGGAAAACACGTCGCGACCCAGTGAATCGGTCCCAAACCAATGATGCAAGGTCGGCGTAGCAAGAACCGCATCCATATCCATGTCATCGGGCTTTAACGGTGTAAACCATTGCGGAGCAATAACAGTAATAATCAGCAGCAGCACAAAAGCAGCCGGGAGCAGGGTATTGGGTAACAACCACGGATTACCGCTGCGGGACTTGCGGGGCTGGTCAGCGGTCACCAGCAAGGGATTGCTGCTCATCGTTAAGGCGTCCTTTTACGCAAGCGCGGATCGACCACCAGATAGGCGGCGTCAACCAGAAGATTAATAATCACAAACAGTAAAGCCGAGAGCATCACGATGCCCAGCACCAATGGCATATCACGGCTGGCTATGGCTTGTAGGGTAATTTTGCCGATACCGGCACGACCAAACACGGTTTCAGTCAAGATTGAGCCGCTGAGTACATTGGCCAGCATGGTGCCAGTCAAGGTTGAAGCAGCCAGCGAAGCATGACGCAGTGCGTGACGCACCCGCAGACGCGTTTCACCAGCTCCGCGACTGCGCACAGTCAGCGCGAAAGGCTGCGACAGCGCCTCTTCCAGGCCATCGCGTAAAATTTGGCTGAGGATCGCCGCCAGCGGCAGGCTGAGAGTGATTACCGGCAATACCAGCGAGCGCCAGCCGTCATTACCCATAACCGGGAACCAGTGCATCTGGAAGCTGAAAACGCTAAGCAGAATGATACCTAACCAGTAAACCGGGGTACTCAGCAGGCAAAGTTCGAAGCCTGCAAAGAAAGCTCTCAGATAGCGCCAGCGGCCTGCGGTCGCTAATGCATTGAGAACAGCCAGTGCCAAAGCCAGCACTAAAGCGCTAACCGCTAAAACCAGCGTTTGTTTTAAAGCATCGACGATAACGTCTACCACGGGTTGGCGGTACTGATAACTCTGCCCGAAATTACCCACCAAAGCATGACCAATGTAGTGCAAATATTGCAGCCACAACGGTTGGTCCAAGCCAAATTCATGGGTCAGCTGGGCGCGAAAAGCATCGTCCACCACGTTGGCACCGCCACTCAAAATTGATACCGGATCGCCCGGTATCAGTTTGAGCGCAATAAACGTGAGGGTGGCCGCGCCCCAAAGCACGGCCAAAATGGTCAACAGACGTTTTATTGCGGTGTAAACCATATTAATGACTCAGCCAGGCATCATAAAAATTAGGCTTGGCGTTGGTTGCCCAACTGACGCCGTGAAGCTGTTTGGTGATCCCCAGCTGATAGGCGGGTACATACAGCGGCACGACGTAAGCCTGACTGATAATCTGATGTTGAATCTCGGAATATAGCTGCTTGCGCTGCGCGTCCGGAGCCCCCTGTGCCTGAATCAGCTTGTCATCCAGAGAGCTGACGTGGCTGTAATCAGCCCCTTTGGGTGGTGTATAGCTTGAATGGAACACAGTGCGCAGAATGTCTGGCTCGGCGCGAACATAGTAGTTCGAAACGGCATCGTACTGATTGTTATTGGTACGATCGGTAAAGCCGCCTGAGTCAACCGGGTCCAGCTTGAAGTCAATCCCGGCTTTCTTGACCTGAAACTGGATTGCCTGAAACAGAGTCACGTCGGCGGTTTCCAGCGTGCTCGGGTCATAAACGAAATCTACCGTCAACGGCTTGCCGTCTTTAATACGAATTCCATCGGCGTTCTTGCTGGTCCAACCGGCCTCGTCCAGCAATTTATTCGCCTTGGCGAGGTCATAACCCAGCAGTTTGGCCACGGACGGATCGTAATACTGCGTTTGCGGACCCAACACATTGTTAGCCGCCTTCAGCGTGCCAAAGAAGGCGACTTTAACCGCTGAGGCCGGGTCAGTGGCGCTGAGGAAGGCCTGACGCACTTTCAGGTCGCTAAATATCCCCCTGGAAGTGTTCAAATACACGACGCGCACAATCCCCGGATTCTCTTTGGTTTTTACTTCCAGCGCCGGATTGCTTTTCACCGATTTGGCATTGACTGGTGGAACCGCGTCAATCGCCTGGATCTGGCCGCTGGTCAGCGCACCCAAACGCACGGAAGATTCCGGCAGATATTTGAAGTTAATCTCTGACAAATACGCCGGACCTTGGTGGGTAGCGTAGCCCGGCCCCCAGTTGTAGTCGGCACGACGGGTCAGCTGGCTACCGCTGCCTTTAACGAAGGATTTGAGAATAAACGGCCCGGACCCTACGACGGTGTTGTTGGTATTTTGCGTTTTCTTTAAATAGGTTGGCGACTGAATGCCTAAATACGGCAGGCTCAGCCCGGAAAGCAGCGGGGCGAACGGCGTATCGTAATGAATTGCCACCGTGTAGTCGTCTGGGGTGGTAATGGTTTTAATCGGCCCCAACAGTGATTTGGAATAGCTGGAGGTGGTTTTGGGGTCGAGAATGCGGTCCAGATTATATTTCACCGCGGCGGCGTCGAGTTTGGTGCCATCGCTGAACGTTACGTCTTTGCGCAGATGGAAAACGTAGTCAGTGTGCTTGTCGTTCACTTCCCAGCTTGAGGCCAGCCAAGGGGTGAAGCGATTGTCTTCTGCCTGGCCAACCAGTGAGTCGACCACGTTGCGGTCAATCAGCGCGGTGATTGACTGGCCAGTAATTGATGGGTCAATCGTTGGCGTATCACTGCCTAGCCCGACGTTGAGTGTTCCACCCTGAATCGGCGTTTGCGCGGCGTTAGCCAAAAACGGTTGCCCCGCGGCCATTACCAGCAATGATGCCGACACGGCTTTGGCAACATTCTTCATCTTCACGCGCAGCCTGTTGTGGTTCAAATTGTTTATATTCATTTAATACGCCCTAAATAATGGAAAATTCTGTTTTTTTTATGATCGATAAGACGTTAAAACGCATGGTTACTGCTCGAACGGCTCGCCCAGCGTCAGCATCAAACGGTTGGCCCAGGCAAAGAAGGCGGTAGATTGCACCAGATCCAGCAGTTCGAGGTCGCTGAGACCTAGCTCGCGCAGGCCACTGATTTGTTGCTGATTGGCCGTTGGCGGAGTGGCAGACAGCGATGCGGAAAAATCGATCTCTGCCTGCCATCTTGGTTCTTGACCAAGGCTCAAAATGTCGCCTGCAGGAGTATCGAGTAAGCGCTGCACGGCTTCAGGCTGTTTGGATAGCTGTGCCGCCTTGCGTGCGTGAACGGAGGCGCAAT contains the following coding sequences:
- a CDS encoding SDR family oxidoreductase, yielding MSKTWFISGTSTGLGRLLTESLLKRGDRVVATLRKPNMLNNLREKFGDRLHILKLDVTDTTAIRESVAEAFNHFGRIDLVVSNAGYGLFGAAEEVSDDQLERQIATNLTGSIQLIRAVLPYLRQQGGGRVVQVSSEGGQIAYPNFSLYHATKWGIEGFVESVAQEVAPWGIDFMLVEPGPTGTNFAEGLDRAQTLRCYDETPAGEVRRAVDNGDFIISGDAVKAVAAMIAAADAPVMPFRLALGSTSYSSIREALSRRLQQLEAQKAVTLSTDK
- a CDS encoding acyltransferase family protein, whose product is MFFSISGYLITQNFERRKSNIEYAKKRFFRIYPGLAICLIFTVYICCGMFGRLGFSDWVTSGLAVDL
- a CDS encoding SDR family oxidoreductase gives rise to the protein MSHTSALPVAVVTGGTSGIGLAIVHDLAKDHHVYALGRNKDSLVALRLLQNVEAVEIDLLDFSAQQKLVASLAKIDVLVHAAAVSEQTTVEKAAPDIWQKQFSVNVFAPAELTRLALPTLREQRGQIVFINSGSGTLALPGHAVYSASKFALNALAHALRGEESDNGVRVSTVSPGPTDTPMNRKSRERAGNFEAINPLEYSTPESVASAVRLVVNATEDTQITDVSVRPRHDKAKR
- a CDS encoding dipeptide ABC transporter ATP-binding protein, with product MTLNENTMTVNENTVPTPLLTVKNLKVDFMQVDGSVEAVKNISFQVNPGEIVALVGESGSGKSVTARTLVGLAGSNARVQAKTLSLCGHDGKSINLLQQSAAEWQKIRGREIGFVLQDALVSLDPLRTIGREVAEPILIHRLLPRSKVSAQVASLLLQVGIPDPHHRINQYPHELSGGLRQRALIASALAGGPQLLIADEPTTALDVTVQQRVLEVFKKLAEAGHGVLLITHDLSVVAQVADRVVVMQHGEGVESGPAAQVLAAPSHPYTQRLLAAIPGAKTRGRWLGGEPPLPDAALSAQKDAHQQRRDKNVAALDVREVSVDFSRPDGVRHNAVSEVSLQLAWGETLGLVGESGSGKTTLGKVVLALQTAQRGEVWLAGKPWSRLRESERRPSRGRIQTITQDPLGSFDPQYTVEQIIQQPLKLRGKLSSSALRARTLELVKGVGLNPELLKRRPQALSGGQRQRVSIAQALASEPEILVCDEPVSALDVTTQAQVLDLLTALQRKLGLAMLFISHDLGVVEHMSHRIAVMKDGKIVETGTTEEIIGSPKHPYTQSLLASVITA
- a CDS encoding ABC transporter permease, which produces MSSNPLLVTADQPRKSRSGNPWLLPNTLLPAAFVLLLIITVIAPQWFTPLKPDDMDMDAVLATPTLHHWFGTDSLGRDVFSRVIYGSALSLSIGVGATLIACVGGTALGLLSALAPLAIRRVLVRLLDILLAFPELLLALLVIAVLGRGPTNTLIAVGLSGIASYARLLRSQVLQVKFSGYVEHAVALGEAPLSIIFRHILPNTLRPLLILATIGVGQSVLTASSLSFLGLGVVPPTAEWGALLADGRDYLDVAPWISLLPATVVAVSVIAITLLGRRLQTILAKGA
- a CDS encoding ABC transporter permease, yielding MVYTAIKRLLTILAVLWGAATLTFIALKLIPGDPVSILSGGANVVDDAFRAQLTHEFGLDQPLWLQYLHYIGHALVGNFGQSYQYRQPVVDVIVDALKQTLVLAVSALVLALALAVLNALATAGRWRYLRAFFAGFELCLLSTPVYWLGIILLSVFSFQMHWFPVMGNDGWRSLVLPVITLSLPLAAILSQILRDGLEEALSQPFALTVRSRGAGETRLRVRHALRHASLAASTLTGTMLANVLSGSILTETVFGRAGIGKITLQAIASRDMPLVLGIVMLSALLFVIINLLVDAAYLVVDPRLRKRTP
- a CDS encoding ABC transporter substrate-binding protein gives rise to the protein MAAGQPFLANAAQTPIQGGTLNVGLGSDTPTIDPSITGQSITALIDRNVVDSLVGQAEDNRFTPWLASSWEVNDKHTDYVFHLRKDVTFSDGTKLDAAAVKYNLDRILDPKTTSSYSKSLLGPIKTITTPDDYTVAIHYDTPFAPLLSGLSLPYLGIQSPTYLKKTQNTNNTVVGSGPFILKSFVKGSGSQLTRRADYNWGPGYATHQGPAYLSEINFKYLPESSVRLGALTSGQIQAIDAVPPVNAKSVKSNPALEVKTKENPGIVRVVYLNTSRGIFSDLKVRQAFLSATDPASAVKVAFFGTLKAANNVLGPQTQYYDPSVAKLLGYDLAKANKLLDEAGWTSKNADGIRIKDGKPLTVDFVYDPSTLETADVTLFQAIQFQVKKAGIDFKLDPVDSGGFTDRTNNNQYDAVSNYYVRAEPDILRTVFHSSYTPPKGADYSHVSSLDDKLIQAQGAPDAQRKQLYSEIQHQIISQAYVVPLYVPAYQLGITKQLHGVSWATNAKPNFYDAWLSH